The DNA window TATTTGCACAACTTTACGATCCACGTTGATGATAAGGCATGATGGATTTTCCTGTTTGATCCAGATAGCAGTCTGAACCTTTCTGGCAATGAGCTTCCAACACATTGCTGTTGTCAGATTTACCAGCTTCTCCCATATCATTGGGAAATCTTTATCTTTTCTATAGGCAGGGGGAGCTGAATAGACAAAATATCCATTTGGCCGCAGAAGCCGATCAATTTCTTTGAGTAAAATACCATCTGCAGAGAAGAAGGACAAAGTGTAACTTCAATGAATTCCAGGTATACATCAAAGCAGTCAACCTGACAAGATTCAAGATGAAGGCATATAAGAGCCTTCATAAAAGAATTCAGTGTGTCACGTCTATTACCCGGAACAGAATCTGAACTTACACAGGGCTAGCAAGGTAAATAAGTAGCAACATTCATAAAGTTGGCAACCATAAATGTAGACATGGATAATGGCATCGTGGTTTTCATTATCTTACTACTGCTCTTGAGGTTTCTTAAAATTAGTAGTCATTTTGCTGTTATTTAAAAGATGAGaccttaaagttttttttttttcttttttaacaagTAACAACTACAAGAAGAGGACCATAGTAAGTGActataacaaaaattgaataacAAATGTTTTTGTGCATAAAAAGTACTGAAATACCATTTTCATGCCAATCAACACGGCACCTTGAGCAATGGACCATCTCAAAGGAACTTGAGGGATATGGCATTTGCTTTGTTGCCAATGCAGAAATCATTGCACCGATACCTCTCTCTAGTGCAAATTGAATCTGATTCTCATGCCCATCCTTAGGAGCAAAGGACATTGTCTGaatgtcaaatggaagaagataAGCTGAGAAACTAGCAACGCCACAGCCAACATCTAAAACCTGATATACTCCAGCAGAGCTTAGTGTGCCCGTCTCATTTGTAGTCATGTTTCCTAATCTGCGTTGCATAAAATAGGATAAATAGAACAGTCCGACAAGGAAACCTATTTGTTGTTCAGATTTATCAGAAATTAcaaggaatattttttaatatcagtTCCCAaacagaaaattaaattaaaactgcTGGACAGATTAATATGATCCCACTGATAAGGGTGTGAGTAGACTCACGTCccaataagaaacaaataaaagaggaAAGGGGAAGTTCAATAAGTCAACAGTGAAACCTTTGGATGTACTCAGGCGCCCCATGTTTGAAATGAGTACCACCTCCAGGAAACCACCATAGTTGGTCCTTCTCATGGACCCAATTTTGTCCTCCTTTAACTTCAGCGAGGTGTGTATGATTCACATTGCTTCGCCACACATAATCCCGGCTGGTTGGCCACTTTACTGGGATCTTGTAGTCTTCTGGTGGAGGTACCAAACAAAACAAGCGGTTTTCAAGTGGAGGGCAATGCCTCTCAAGTTCTTCTCTTCTTGAAAGATCCAATGTCGGAAGCAATTCTTTTAGGTAAGAAATGTCATGGCAAGGAATATACTCAGCGTATTTTAATGGACATACATCCATACCATTCTCTGGAATTGAAAGTGGTACCTTCCTGTAAGTGATTGACACTTGGTTTGACATTGAGGAATTTCCTGCAGTATAAGTAATAAACTTTGAGTCAAGAAATTGATTGCAGCAATAAAATCAGACCTTTGAAGTTCCCTAAAAGCACAAGAGTATGTCACAAATCCAGAAGGTACACACATGTTGATCTAAAAAGGAGAGTGTGTGAAAGAAGAAGGATATACAAAGAACAAGTCAGAGATTGTCTTATAAGTAGGTTTTACATTTCTTAGGCAGCATCGTTGACTTGAAATAAAAGAACCTAAATTCCATCAGAGGGAACGATCATTTGAACATTTGAAGACCACTTTTAATGTGAAACTGCAACCATATTTCCCGTGTTTCAGAGAGACAACTAATGGAATAGCCAATttgttaatttgttttttttgtaagtgAAAACGATggattattaatatttataataaatagtaTTTTAGTGAAGAATTAAGTTATAACTCAATAAAGAATTCTATCTCTATGAATAGGGAGATaggaaagaaatgaatatATGAATAGATGGAGATAAGAAACAATACAAAAGatctctttttttgttgtagtTGGATtctttccacttttttttcGTTCCTATTCTTCTTTCTGTGAGAAAGGGACTTACTAAATAAGGGATTATTTCGTTTCCgatagttatttatttaattggtgGATAGGCGCATACTCTGGATCAGGATCGTGAAGAGTACTGCCTGATAATTTCTACAAACTTAAAGCCCTAATTCGTATTCTTTCTATATTATGCATTTTGCATATCTAGAGCAAGAGCTCAATTTCATTCACCCACTAGAATAATTCAAAAGGTGGAAGTGgatgaattttgagttttattcCTACAAGCAGAAAAAGATAGTGGTGACAGTAGTCTTAATCCCCGTGGAgataatttgtttaataagCATCTCCCTTCCAAGTGACATTTTCCTATACCAACCGATGGTGGGCCTTCCTTAAAGAAGTACAGCATCACGGCCAGAAACAAGGCAACACCCCAGAcatgcttaattttttttctcttaattccTGTACTATGAAAACTACAAAGGAATTGGTGctaaaagggagaaaaaataacaataaaacaacCTATCTACAAACCCAATCCAAAACGCAGAAATCTAGCAGTGCACGGGGAACAATCAAGATCTAAACGAAGAACTAAGCATCATTTtcataggaaaaaaaaaaattactaaaattaggaAACATAGAGAGACGAAAGTACCAAGTAATGATGATGAAGTGGAATTTGAAGGAAGGTGAGAAACATAAATAGGAACATTGTTGCCGAAGAGAGTGCCTAAATAGAAAGATCCAACCATAAGTAGCAAAGCAAACATTATCATCTGCCATGATTGCAGAGCAAAAACAGAACCCAACCCATAGCCGCCGCCCATTGTTATCTTCCCCTCGGACACGAGCTCTCTCTTGGAAACTCGAGAAATTCGTCAACACCGAATTGGCATTAccatttgagagagagagagagagatccgAGTATAAAGAGCTACAGATGTGAAGAACAATTTGGAGCCTAAAGCTGAGATTTGCGGAAGAACACTCTCAGTTTCAGAGATGGATTCAACCTCTCTTGATTTCAcagatcttcttcttcttctttaattcagaatccattttttttattttccttttctatttctactgtttccccccctttttttttttattattattttaatgattaatcgttttacaaaatattaaataggaaaaaaaaaactaaatattaaataatttaaagctttatttttttaataaaaaaagtaataatatttatatatattcaaaaggaaaaaaaaaaataaataacagttttttaatcttatctaattgattttttttagttaattaaattcTATGTGTTAGTTTATTGggattttctattatttaaattaatgggcttttatattttattttacaattattttaatgttgcTTTTTTATATTAGTAGCCAAATATGatacattatttttagaaaaattacaatttatgCACTATAATGtacaatatattaaatttattactaaaaaataccatttaaaattataatgtatttaaaaaacatgcttaaatatttaattttaggattaaattaataaaaatgacgttctaaaaatatataattttaaaaattattaataatatctttaaaataatctattaaactatactcataattttaaaaatttagacgAAAActtttaatactttatttcaaaaataaaattttaatattaaatatttaaaaaataacgtttcaataatatcctcTAAATAAATCtcgagcttttttttttaatttaaaaatcattttaaacttttttaaaactaaaaattggatttcattgtttattttatttatttatttattttaccttttaatCTATGTTTTCGTGATTTTTATTGAAGATGTTTactagatttaaaaaatattaatatcttgaactaaaaaaaataatataatacatcttttttaaacataataaaactttttaaaatttaagaatatttttaaaaataagtatatatatatatatatatatatatatatttaatttaaaggtattattaaagttttaaaaaaattaaatgtattttatttttcttatttttggttattttgattttaggttttttagttctttactcttttctttattttttttttttacNTTTTGTGGAGCGGTCAATTTCCGGACAGTTTTGGGAACCGCCAAGAAATACAACCAGGTTTTTCCAATTCGGCGCTCTATTATATCCTTTCAATTCGACGCATACCGTCGATCCGCATCAGCAATCCGCCATACTCAAATCTGCCTCAAATTCCCACAAGCAGCTGGTCCAGTACAGCAAAGCTTTCAAGATCCAAGCCCTTCCGGGGATGCCGACTTCTACTGCAGCAATTGCAGATTCAGGAGATTCGTCCAAAACTACAATTGGTTCTAGTGTTGAAGATAGTTCTCTCAAGGAATCAGGTTCTGCTCAATCTCAATCTTGTGCCCAAAATGAAGTGCAAGAACTTGAAAAGTTTGGCAACCAAATTTCTCCTTGTCAACTGGGAGAAGTTCATAGTTCTGTAGTAATCTCTTCTGATCAAGAGAAACCCCTAAGTTTTGGAAATGATCAGAACATTGTTTCCCATGATGGTGTGTTTAATATTGCTGTCTCGGCTTCTAGCAAATTCGGGTCACATGTCGATACCAGAGACATTGATAATGCTGTTCGGGATGCCGTGTTGAGGGAACAGGTATGCACGTTTAATATGTTTCAGTTTTTCAAATTCCTCTAAATGTTGTCAGCTTAGTTCTGAATACTATGACGGCGCTCTCTTCCATTGCTATCCCCATTCAGCCTGACTCTTTTTGCTCTCTGCATAGCCCTCATGttatgtttcatttttgatAGATGTTTTAGTTAATCTTCTTTTACAATTTTCTTCCTCCTATTTTCGATGGCGCTTCCCACTCATCACCTTCGTTCTGATGGGGACTAATTTTATGGTTTTCTAGAGTAGAGAGAATACATTTGGACGTTGCAAATAACATGAGTTAAATTAGAATTTGTGTACCGGATTGTAGTGACCAAAATGgtagtttaataataataataaaaaaaaagttcagaaCTTCTGTGGGGGATGGAGGAATGAAATGTTGCGTCTTCTTCCAAAAGCAATATGGAAGCAGCTTCTTCTGAAGATAATGAATCTGTTCATCAACGCGTTGATTTGTTGAAGTCAACATTTATTTCGTTGGGTTCGAAAAGGGTTCTTGGAAGAAGCCTTTTTAGTCtctatttgatataattttcttagaaGAATCGGGAGgcttttattgttctttctcaTTAAGATGTTGGATCACTTAAGTCAACATTTGTATTGTtggttcaaatttcaaaaggtTTCTTGGAAGAAGCCTTTTTTCGTCCAACATGTGCTCTAGTTTTTTATTGGCATTTATGGTTactccaaaatttcttttatttcagaTAACTTCGATTTTAGCTTGTTCGGTTTTCATTAATGTTTACGAGGAAGAAGATTGTAGTCGTTTCTtagttcttgattttgtaaccTTTGAACACTTTTTGCTTTTCATTATATCAATGAGATGCTTTTgttgttaaaaagaaaaagaaaaagaaagaaacggATGTAGGTTCCTGCCAACTAACTTCAATTGGTATCCAATCTCTCCCCAAAAAGCTAAATATCTTGAAAAAGCTTTTGTAGAGCAGAAATTTGTTAGGCTATGGGGACAAACAAAATGGGGCCAGATGGTTTTACCGTTGAATTCCATAAGAAGTCTTGGAACGTCCCTTAACCTGAAATAATGAGTATTCCAAGATTTTCAAGAATTGTATCATCAATGCTAGCTTGAGCGAGACctatattttcctcattccAAAGAAATCGGATGCTAGAAATGTGGGAGACTACCACCCAATTATCCGCATATCATGTATGTACAAGATCATTGCTAGGATTCTCTCTTAAAGGCTTAAGAAGGCAATTCCTTATACTATCACTGAACAACAATCAGCTTTTGTGTCTAGTAGACAAATACTTGATGCCTGTTTAATAGCCGATGAGCTCATTGATgattggaaatggaaaaagaagcAAGGGCTGATCATAAAACTGGACGTTGAAAAAGCCTTTTATAAGGTGAATTTGGGATGttcttgaagaaatttttgtgggtaATGGTTTTGGTCCAACGTGGAGGAAATGGATTTGGGGTTGTTATCCTCTCCTAATTTTTCAATCATCATCAACAACCGTTTGAGAGGAAAGATCCTGGCTACTGGAGGCCTCCATCAAGGTGGCCCCCTCTCCCCCTTCCTCTTTATTTTGGTTGTGGATTGCTTTAGTCTTCTTATGGTTCATGCTTCAAATAGAAAAGTCATTCGAGGTTTTTCTATGGGAAGAAGTTCCCTAGATATGTATGCATCACCTATAGTTAGCCGATTACATTATGTTGTTCTCATCTAAAGAACAAGTGcttgataattttttcaacATTGTGCAGCTATTTGACGTAGCATCATGGCTTGATGTTAGGTGGAAAGAAAGTTCCTCTCATGGAAAAACAATCATATCTCAAAGGGTGGAAGACTGCAACTCTTGCCAATCCTCCGTCCAACTTATTATATGGCCATCTATAGAATGCCAACCAAAGTGAGTAACATTATGGATCAATTGCCCATAAATTTCCTCTGGAAAGGTAACAATGATGGCAAGGGTCTTCATCTTGTCAAATGGGATAATCTCCTTCACCCCTTGGAGAAAGGAGAGCTTGGTTTACACAAATTGAAAGATCGAAATGGAGCCCTCGTTGCAAAATGGATTTGGTGTTACAATGTGAGAAAACAGTTCTTTAGAGGATGGTCATTGATACAAAATACGGGACTACCCTTCTCAACAAAAAATCGGGCAGCAACTCCTTGGAACAGCCAAGGGTCCATTGAAAGCCATTATGAAACATTTCTATCTGATTCACGACAGATTATCCTACACTGGGTGATGGGGCAAATATTCCCTTCTTGCAGGACATATGAATTGGAAATGACTCTTGCAAGAAAATTTcccttgatttttttttttttttttttttttttagtaaagaTGGGGCTATCAAGGATTTCTGGAACACAGAGTTTGGCTTTTGGAACTTGAGATTGAGATGAAACCAGAGACAGAAATTGACGAATTTGGGCCTACTTCTTACACTGCCTGTCCACTGTTTCCTTATTTCACAGTTCTTAATTAGGAATTTGGAACCTAGAGACAAATAGTGTCTTGTCCAACAGCTCTCTCTTGCGTGATATAGCCCCCTCCAATACAGAAACTGAATTTTCTCtttatgattagattaggAAAGGACACTACccaaaaaatatcatttttccCATGGGAGCTATCTCACAAAGCTATTAATATACTCTTGAAAAGTTAAAGAGAAGACTGCCTGAGATGGGTTTGTCTCCACAATGGTGCTTTATACGCAAACAGAAATCAGAATCTCAAAGTCACCTCTTGGTGTCATGTAAATTTGCGAAGACCTTTGGAACTATCTCCTCTCTTCATTTAACTGGTATGCGGACATTTCGGAAAATCCCCATGTCCTCGCTTACACCCTTGGTGGGCATCCCttaaaaaaggagaaaaaagacGATTTGGGAGAATTATATAAGAGCCTTCTTCTGGAATTTGTGGccaaaaagaaatagaagatcTTGAGAAAGAGCTTtcttttatagattttttttatgctatAGTTAATACGGTTGTGAATTGGTGTAATGTTCTCCCTTATTTCACCactatagctttaccatactCCTTTGTAACTCCTTTGTGGGGTCTCCCTGcttctgtaatttttataccatcaatgaaattgtttttgacaaaaaaaagttgtcaGAAGAGGTCCATCCAACCCTAacataattgtttttttttttttcatattatttatacattttcaatctattttgaagtacatatatattcttttgaaaaatgtaTCTTCAACGTGTTGTcctaattttttagaattgacATGTTTTTGTATTCGTGTCATGTTGTATATGTTTTCCATGTCCATGTCTAACCTTTTTAATGGGTAGATTTCGTTGAGGGAGACGAGAGTATTCAATACAAAGAGAAACCTGCACCACAAAAATGTGGGGATATTGGTTCTCTTTCAGCTTCCTCATGGTGCCTGAAGTTTCCCTTGCATATGAATTGGAGAggattatatatttattttaattctccTTTAGATTTCTTTAGCTCTCCTCttgtaattttattcatattccGGACACTCTCTTATCTatctaaataaatcattttagtttttcaaatgctttaattagttttttccCTAACAGGAACTTGCTACCCAAAATATTATTCGTAGCCGAAGGTGATGgttcttcatttgtttttgagttattacagttcaaaattaataatggaaactaaatatattttctcttccCAGAGACTCCGTGGATGCAGATGGACTTCCAGAGGAGAGATCAGATATCTTTTCAGAACGTTATGACCCAAGTGCTCTTAAAGTAAGTAATTTTCTACCTTCATACAACCttcattcataaattttctttagaatGTTGGATAGCTACACCTTCAACAGAGTTAGCTGTATGTCATCACTGCCACCATGGTCCCTATTTATTTACTCTCTTGAGAAACAGTTGTCTTGTATTGAGTCTATGAATGTACAACAGGTGGACTTGGATGGTGTAGTACAATGCGAGAACAATAGGATTCTCTTAAGTAAGACtgattattactttttaagCATTAGTCTAACCAATAAACTTCATAAGGATTAATGCATTAGTCCTGTGGGTAAGTTCTTGGGTTCTCTTGCTCATACTGGCTTAGAGGTTCCAAGTTTGAACCTTTGAGTGAGTTCAATACCAAAAACCTTCGATGTCACATGGGTCTGGTCCTTGGGGCGGGTGCGGGTGCCTAAGCTCCAACTCCCGATTATGTATGTAAAATACTTCTCGAAGAATTGTGAGAGCCATGGATATCTTCTTTGGACTCTTTCATTCGTGTTGATAATGCATGACCTGTTATACACACAAAAGCTTATTATTCATTATCATATTTTGTAGCTTTGATGTATTTTTCCTTCATTAATGTTACTTCAGGAGCATCTTTTGAAGATTACTTCTGAACATCGTGCAGAAATGGCTATGAAAAGGGGAAAGTTGAATCTTCCCGAAGAAGGTTGGTACTTTGTAATCTTTCTATTGAACTTTTCTCTTCACTTGCTCTTGTTGTCGCTCAATATTAGTTAATACAGAATGGGCCAAATTAAGCCTTAACCTTGCCCCAGTGATATTGTCAAATGAAGCAAACTTATTGACTTGGCTCTCCAGCACTGACGGGGTCTACTCTACAAAATCCTTCATGATGGACATAGGTGAAAAAATAGAAGCAATAAATCCCACACTAGCAAAGACAATATGGAAAGGACATCACCCTAAAAATAGAAGCAATAAATCCCACACTTTCAAGGAGAATGACATCTTGTTCTCATGCAGGGAACTTGGAAATTGGAAATGGTTATGGCGTACCTGGTGGATGTGCTTTCTATGGGGCTTCAAAGCCTGGAATTGTTACCCACGGTaaaaaccttttctttttgcttgACTTCGATGTTGACCTCCAAATTGGTTCATTTCATTGTTGTCATGCTTTCAGGAAATAATACGATTGACCAGAAAATCCAGGGACAGGTTAGGGAAGCAGAACAAAGTTCTTCTGCCAAAGAATTGCCCGAGTACCTCAAGCAGAAGCTAAAAGCTAGGGGTATTCTTAAAGAAGATGCAAAACAT is part of the Cucurbita pepo subsp. pepo cultivar mu-cu-16 chromosome LG03, ASM280686v2, whole genome shotgun sequence genome and encodes:
- the LOC111791350 gene encoding probable methyltransferase PMT7, whose translation is MGGGYGLGSVFALQSWQMIMFALLLMVGSFYLGTLFGNNVPIYVSHLPSNSTSSSLLGNSSMSNQVSITYRKVPLSIPENGMDVCPLKYAEYIPCHDISYLKELLPTLDLSRREELERHCPPLENRLFCLVPPPEDYKIPVKWPTSRDYVWRSNVNHTHLAEVKGGQNWVHEKDQLWWFPGGGTHFKHGAPEYIQRLGNMTTNETGTLSSAGVYQVLDVGCGVASFSAYLLPFDIQTMSFAPKDGHENQIQFALERGIGAMISALATKQMPYPSSSFEMVHCSRCRVDWHENDGILLKEIDRLLRPNGYFVYSAPPAYRKDKDFPMIWEKLVNLTTAMCWKLIARKVQTAIWIKQENPSCLIINVDRKVVQICDAEDDSKPSWKIPLRNCIHVTDQSYSQKLPPRPERVSVYSRSLRKIGVSQEEFDLDTLFWKAQVNQYWKLMNVSNADIRNVMDMNALYGGFAVALNNFPVWVMNVVPINMQNTLSAIYDRGLIGAFHDWCEPFSTYPRTYDLLHAYHLFSQYKSGEEGCLLEDIMLEMDRIVRPQGYIIIRDEPSITSRIQEIAPKYLWDVEMHTLQTKEKNPESVLICRKKFWAII